GAACCATGAGAAAGGTGCCCGCCATGTGCAAGATTCAATCCCATGAATTTGTCGCCCGGATTCAGGACAGCCAGAAAAACGGCTGCGTTAGCCTGTGCTCCGGAATGCGGCTGTACGTTTGCCCATTCGGCTCCGAAGATTTCTTTCAGGCGGTCGATAGCGATTTGTTCGCTCTGGTCTACAACTTCACAACCTCCGTAATAGCGTTTGCCCGGATAACCTTCTGCATACTTGTTAGTCAGGCAAGAACCCATTGCCTGCATTACCTGGTCACTCACAAAGTTTTCAGATGCAATCAGCTCGATACCTTTCAGCTGACGTTGGTGCTCTTTTTCGATGATGTCGAAAATTAAGTCGTCTCTTTTCATTCTTTTATAATAAGATTAAATTTCTAATTCGAGATACCTTATTTTAAGCGTACAAAGTTAATGAAAATAAATAAAGAAAGAAGGAAGTACAAGAAAAATGTTAGTCAAAAATGGAATTTAGTAGAAAATGGTCAGAAGATAAAACCGAGCGAAAAACTCAAGGCGCTGTCGCGGCGGTCGAATATAATCCGGCTGATTCCTGTGCTGCCGTCCGAGTTGATATTGTCATAGGTAATAGACTTGGAGATATTTCCAATTCCCTGCTCGTAGCGGAAATCAAAGAAAATACGGGAAATATTGACTCCCACGCCAATCACTGCACTTATATTAAACGGATAGAGTTTCTCATGGATACCTTTCTGGTCGAAATTGCTGAAAGTTATTTCGTTCTTCTTTCCCCATAAATAACGGAGCTTGGGACCGGCAAAGATAGACATTCCGTAAGGACCTTTCTTCACTACGTTATAGCCATACAGAACGGGAAAGTCAATACTGTGCAATACAGATTGAACCGAAGCATAATCCGGCTCGATAGCCGGATGTTGAGAGCCGAGTTTATCGAATGTAATCTCGCATTTGGTTACATTGTATGACACTTCCGGTTGGATATAATGTTTCTTCATATTGATACGCATGAAGAGAGCACCGAAATAACCGATTTTATAATTATTCTGCACCTCGTCGATAGTCACATCTTTGATTTTCAACTCGGAAACCATAAACATGGAGGAATTGAACCCTGCCCTGACACCGAAGTTTATTTTCTTCGTATTGGGACGGTCCACCTTGTCTGCGGTATTGCGATTCTGCCCGAAAACCGTACCGGCTACCGTCATCA
The nucleotide sequence above comes from Bacteroides caccae. Encoded proteins:
- a CDS encoding porin family protein → MNMLRKILFFGLMTVAGTVFGQNRNTADKVDRPNTKKINFGVRAGFNSSMFMVSELKIKDVTIDEVQNNYKIGYFGALFMRINMKKHYIQPEVSYNVTKCEITFDKLGSQHPAIEPDYASVQSVLHSIDFPVLYGYNVVKKGPYGMSIFAGPKLRYLWGKKNEITFSNFDQKGIHEKLYPFNISAVIGVGVNISRIFFDFRYEQGIGNISKSITYDNINSDGSTGISRIIFDRRDSALSFSLGFIF